A stretch of DNA from Lycium ferocissimum isolate CSIRO_LF1 chromosome 4, AGI_CSIRO_Lferr_CH_V1, whole genome shotgun sequence:
cttaaaaaactaaaattgttcaatgcatacttaagggactatttgaACCTACCCTCGAACACAATGGTACATTTTCATTTCTCTCTAAATATGAACCCACTCTACTTACGTGCCATGGGAAATTTATATTTACCCTTTGACTAAATTCTAGAATAGATTTGTccctattactccctccattccataataaaaagtgtttttagtTTATGCACATCTCTTAAGAAATTACGagtaagtatttttattaacttaCTCCTAATTaatgcctaaaaaaaaaaagctatttaatgattcttgattataaataagggtaaatttggaagaataagatcaatttcttcttgaaatcctaaaacaccacttattttgaaacaaaatgaaaagcctaaaacaccacttattatggaatggagggagtctTAGCTTTGAATCACGTGTACCCCTCCTCCTTAGCGGAACAAAAGTTTCTTGTATGTACTTTGTCCCATTAGTGCTAGCAATTAGAAAACTTGTGGAAAAAGCGATACAAATGGATGGAGAAAACTTTATCTCTTTTGATTGATGAGATTCATAGCAGAGTTAACACTAAGCTAGAGGTTTGGAGACAGACTCTGAAGTCTAAATGGTTCAGGTCGAGTAGGACCAAGATGGAGTACATGGAGTGCAATTCAGTAACGTAATACATGAAGCTGAAGTGGAAGTAAGGCTTAGTACTCAGGCCATTCAAAAGAAGGAAGTTTCAAgcatcttgggtctattatctAAGGAAATGGAGAAATTGACGATTATAAATAAATCGTAAGTTTGTAAAGATAAGAGGGATGAAATAAAACTCGGATTCGGGGTCTTGTGTGaaagaaagtgccaccaaaaGGCTTACGGAGTGGTGGTTGGACTTAGCTATTGGATCACGTGGTACCCTCAAGAACTTTCACGttcaaagaatgaaagttgcGAAAATGAGGATGTTGCTTTGGATACGTGGGCATACTAAGCGAGATAGAATTAGAAATGAAGAGATTTGGAAAAAGTGGCGGTGGAGAATAAGATGAGGAGAAAACTATCTCTTTTGAGATGGTTCGCCATAACACTGCAGGTTTGGAGATGCACGGATGCCCCGAGGACGATGGAGGTACATGTGAGAGGTTGGTTAATACATGGACGGAGAGGCATGCTATTCAAAGAAGTGTTGGGGAGAGGTAATTAGACAAGATATAGTGCTAGTTTAATTTACCAAGAACATGACCTTAGTAGGGGTATGGAGGACACGGATTAGCATAGAAGTTTAGTAAGTAATCAAGTATTTCCATTCATATTAGTAGTCGTAGTATTATTCTTGTAGTTTCTTATCTTTTGATTTCTGttacttatattatatgttgTTCCTTGTACTCcgattatcgtattattttgTGATAGTTACGACTCTCCTTTTTAATTAGCTTTatcatatttttcatatattttgtcatggatttttttatatatatattgcattaAATTGTTTGTTCTTGTGCATAAAATCTACCGAAAATAGCCTTTCTATCTTCCAAAAAAGCTAAGATCTTAGTAATCTGTATCCTTTTCAGACCCCACTGTCTGAGATCTCacgatatgttgttgttgacttCTTGTTACTGTAAAATCAATTTACCGAAAAGTCATGCATCTCACCATCTATGCtcaacttctaatattttttctCGCACGGTAATTAACCAAGATGAAACGAATACCAACAATACCTCTGTTAAACATGACACTAAACCAAACAAATAAATTCTATCCAAAGATAAATTTAGACACTACAGTATAACTTTTTATTACTCAATAAGTACATTTAAAAGTAAGCACGGTTACCGATCCATAACAAGTAAAATTAAGAAGCTGAAATAAGATATGGTAATATGTTACAAACGCAACAATTTTACTACTAAAGGACTATCGCTAGTGTTATTGTAGGAGTAACAATGGTTTTCCTTTCACTCGTCTAAACTCTAAACCCAGGCATTGACAATGCAGTATCCTCAAGCAGCAGCTGCCCCCGAGAGGGCGTGCGCCCGTAACTTCCCGGTTGGCTTCCCAAAAATAATCATTTCCCAAAATCGACAGCCAGCTTTCCATTTCCGTCCCACAAAGTTTGGTTCAGCCATTTCGTCGAACAGTTTGAGGTCTCTGTCAATTTCGCATCTAGCAAACTACAGCACCGCAGTACGAGCAAGTTCGTCTTCATTCTCCAGCTCTTCCTCACCGTGGGATGATAAACCTTATGAAGTTTTACCAAATGGCAAGATAGTGTACTTGGACGAACAGGATGTTGTCACTTTCCTTGACCCTCCCATGGAGCTTATTCCTTTGGACCCTTCTTCTTATAATCCCGCCTTTTATCTTTGGTAAATCTCTACTACTCACTTGCTTCAATATATGATTAGCTAATTTGATGCATTATAGTTAAAGAGTATGCTGCTCTCTGCTTGTGTTCTCTACTCAAATTTATGCGTTTGTTTAGGCTATGATTTTATCCTCATGAAATATCTTTACTTGGAGTAATTGAACAATAATGAATCTTCACGTAGAAGAGTAAGGTCCGTTttacagcttgtttggatggttgttaacTGTCGTATTGTATTgcgttgttagtttaaatacatGATTGTTACTTTTGTTGTATCATATCGTTAAATTCATCGTTATGTAACAGTGAAAAGTCCCATTTATGTAACAACCCATTTGGTGTGATCGCGTCGTTATCGTATTTTTCTCATTTGGTCTTTGTTTGTTATCTAATAATCATATTTTACCTTTTACCGTACCTATTTATAATGGCTCTACAACGTACTTTTTCTATAGCTTTATCCTTCAACTTATTGATGTGTGAAATTATGTAATGACGGATCCAAACATTGTATTCAACAAAacaatacagtacaatacaatatgatatgttacattatgaaacaatatataacaaccatccaaaacaAGCTGTTAGTAGTCGCTAATTTGTTTTCTCTCATAATTTCTCATTGACCTTGTTATTTGTTGTTGTGGTTAGGAAGAAAATTGAGGATATTCCAGAGGAAAGGCGGCACAGACTGTTGTCCTTGCTTAGCCCAAGGTTTGTCTATTACTTGGtctcctttcttctcttgctttTATGACTTGTGCTTCGTGAAGCAGAGAATATTCCCATTGCCCCTTTTGTATGATGTAGTTTGACTGAATATTAGTTTAATAAGATAGATTGACTTATATACTATAGTGGTAAGAGGAGACGATAGTATTATATTAATAGGTGAGACCAGTATCATAAGGAAAATAACTTTTCGTTTAAATTTGAATTACTTGAAATGAATGTGAATTCTTGAAAGAAGTGAGAGTTTATTCTATGAAATATTTGATTAGAGGAAAGTACATGTTAGTTGTACAAATTGGAGGGAATACGTGCGTTTGTGTTTGTTAAACATCTTGAGATATTACTCTTCATACATCCGCTGCTATCTAAACCCCTCAGGCCATCCTTTTGCTTTTTGGTCTATGGCTATTATAAATTTATGATAAAGACTTGCTTTTATCAATTTTGTTAGCTTGCAAAATCACAGAGTACCTACGTTGAATGTGTTGACAATTGCTTAAGGTGGGGAGGATCTTTTACTATGAGCCAAAGCAGGTTTATCTCCTCCTTCGCCCACCAAGAAAGCTTGCTATGTTTATTACATATCATTACGTCTCAAACTTCAAGAGATTTATGCCTGTTTTAGACATAATCCATCCTACCGGCAGTCAGTTTATGTAACATAACATACCACACAATTGATAGTGTTACAATATCTCATATCCTTAGTTTAACTTCAAGCAGGTTGATATCACAAGCTTGGGAGATAGCTGGCACACGGTACGATAATCCAAAACTGGTAGAGAAAAGTGGATCTAGCTTGCTAGCAACCGGAAATAGTGACGTAGTTGCTGAGTATTGGAAGTGCCGAACGAGCGGAGGTTACCCATCTTGATTTTTGTCATTTCATGATCCAAATTGTTCTATGCTCTGATTTATGTTTCTAATAATACTGGACCGTGATTACCCAGCTTTAGCCAAGATTGGTGGTCtggtcttttttcttttatttgccCTTAGCATATGAAATTTCAAGCAATTAGGTGATACTGGATAATATTTACTCAGAGGGAGTTTGGCTGATAATTCACGTATTTGATTTGGGGTGAGCGTAGTCATGGAGGGAGAGTTTGATGTTTGTGCTATATGATCTTTAGATCCTTAGTGCAGCCTGCGCTACTTCTCCAATGGGACCTGTAAACTATTAGTTGTTAGTAACGTACCAGTGTAtgtcattttcaattcaatattCAGTAATGATTTAAAGATTCTTCAAAATGTGAACAGGACCACTGCAGATTGCCTGgttaaatttcttcaaaaaggtTATACCCCTTAACTGGTGTCTTTTGAACTTATTTTTGGAGGCATTCAACTCTGGTAATTTGGTGCTAATACTTGAGTTCTTGAACTAATTTTTATGCTAGGTTGTATTTCGCACTGGTGATAGGAAGGCATATGGGCGACTCATTAGTAAGTTCAGTAACGAGCTATCTTCAGCTATACGccaacatctttttttttttttaataattttttctctAGGAATGATAGTTGTCTGTTTCAAGCTTTTTGCATTTTGTTACTCAAGAGTAGTAATCTTGAGAATTCTTCTGCAGTCTGTTACTTCTCTGTTTATGAAATTAGTATTATGCTTGCTTGCAAATGTTGCTTTATTGTTACAAAGGCAGCTATCTCAGATATATGATACTCTCTCTGTTTTAATTGACGTATCTTACTTTCCGTTTTAGTCTGTTAAAGAAAAGGATAccactttttatatttagtcaCTGTTTAATTCCCACATCACAagtgacatgtttaagaccacaagatacAAAAATGTTGCTTACCTTCTTAAATTTCATGCCGTAGTCAATCTgtcaaactaagacacataaaatgaaacagagggagtatatgtcTGATAATGGTCAGGAACAATATATAAGAATCAGGCAACATACAATAAGCAACTTATTAGATTCCTCACTTACCACTGATTAAATAATGATATGATTACTGCACGATTGATTTGCCTAGTATATTTTCCTAACCAATCAGCCACATTATGCAGGCGAATCAGTTTTCTCTGGGCTCTCAAATTCATTTTATCCTTTATACTTTACGGTTAGTGAACTCAAAGAAGTGATGTCAACAGAAGAGCCTTGTGATTTAGCATATGAATTCAAAGATGGAATCTTGGATCTCCCTGATTTTCCTCGTGGTTTCCCTAAGCCAGGTGAGAGTTATTGCATCAGGCTTCAGGCATCTTGTTAAACAAGGATAAACAGCTTCTCGTGCGAACCAAGTGTTGCCCATATGCAGTTTTTGCTTTATAGTTATTTTCTTACACTTCAGTGGCCTATCTACCTAACCAATCTTGAACAATTTGTTTCTGAACTGCTTTACATGTCCTGAAATACCAGTCTTGGTAGTGAGTCTTATAGTTTTTTGGATTTCATTTTCCTTTGCATTGCCGAGTTCACTAGTTCAAAACCTTATCTAGTCGATTCCTGGCAGGGAAATTTCAAGGACCCTATGATCACACTAATGTTCTCTATGGCACGAATATTACCGATAAAAATGTTATGCATGAAGTTTCTGCAGAGGTCAACTTTAGACACCTTTGAATGCTTCTCATGCTTTCACTGTCATATGTCACTGTCAGCTCCAAATCTACTAGTGCTTCTGTTTctcttccaatttccatagaaaattataaaaaatatataaaaaggggttggggtggggtggggtggggggggggggtgggggtggtacTGGTAGGTTTCTTCGTTGATTAAGTTGTAATTATAAACGTTGCTACTAACTAAAGAAATACAATGTCATGAAACCTCTTTCTTGGCATTGATATGGTATTGCCGAGCTTCTTTGTTGTTTCATGTAGTGCAGTCTAATTACTTAGCTAACTGAGGCGTTTTAACATCTCAGCCGAGCATCCATGGCCATTTAACGATGAGATTGTCATGTACATACGTCATGCGGGGCCAGGAGTGATGATAGGACAAGCCTGGCAAGAAGGAAAAGCATTACAACAAGTGCCCAAAAAGCTGTGCGGTGAAATCTTGATGGTGAAAGAGTATTTATCTTCTCAGCCACAATCAGGCTAGTTAGTACTGTTTTATTGTGTCAACTTTTTTGTTACCTGTTGTTTCTGTGGCCAGCTCGTGTATGCAGTTTTACAAGTGTACATATTGCCATTCCCTCTAGGCTCATTTCTTACTATTGCCGCTTCTCCATGGATGCTTGTGCTTTTTATGGCTCCTAAGCACTTGGGCAATTAGGAGTATTGTGATTGCTTGGAAGGGATTTCGTCATTAATTTCCTTTGTTCCAAATACAATTCTATTACAACctgaaaaaaaatcacaaataaCAAATCGTCTTATTATAACCTATATATTGAGATATTCTAATAGTTCCAAATTAATCATCTTATTTGtattttaatgaaattatatCCTTCTACAAAATATCATTTTCTTACACTGCGCACTCTCACtattttcatatgaaaaggacaATGGTAAAGCTCACTTTTACCATAAAGTGGTAATTAGTCACTCTTCAAACAAATGGAAGaaaacttaaaaattaaaatgaaaggaGCACATAATAATACAGTAAGAATTATAATTGGAACCTACCATTTGAAATATCACTCTCATAATTTGAGGTGGATTTGATTATTTTGCGAAAGAAAGAAGCGggtgaggtttttttttttttttctttttttctttttttcgtaAGGTTAAGacttaagaaaatgaaaagccTTAAAGTAATGCAACTCTAAGATTCTTTTATCCAAACATAGATAGACTaaagtgaaaaggaaaagagTACCGAGTGTAGTTGAACAATGCAAGGAATAATTTATGGGAGTGAAGCTGGAGTGGAGTGCAAGCGCCAAACTAAACGTGGAAGAAAATCATTTCCAAAAGGGCCGAAAGCAAAGGCAGGCAAGGTCAAAAtgtatatttctctctctctctttcttttttttttttttttttggggttttaacAATATATATGGTATCCATAACTGGATTGATTAACTTGGATTCACACCGTATATAATTCATTAAAGAAAGACACGCTTCTATGAAAAAATTAGACACTTTTCAGAGTTCAAACAAGAAATTTCTAATTTAAAGACGAAGAAATCTCATTCATTCCACCACATCATTTGGTGATACGCCAAAATGTCATTAATCATTTGCATTCATTTAATTGAATAttcaatagttttttttttttttaaagaaattaaaaaagagcATAAGTTGACTCGAATACCCAACCTTTACACGCCAAGTTGGAAGAGTTGATAGGTGGGGAGTCTTGTGCAAGGCAGCCAATTGTAAGAGGCCTCCTTGTTCTCTGTCCggttttatcttttctttttcttatgtccacaaacaaaagcaGATAAGACAGAGGAGTATATATCTTTCTCCTCTCTCACtacgtattttttattttaatttttaaacaatagtttttacttcttctttttaacTTTCTAATAACAGTTCTTACGATTACTAAAAGTTTCATCTAAGCATTGCCGGAGCTCAGAGATGACGTACAGCTTTGGATGGATGTTATTCTCTTTTTTCTACGTTACGTGATATTATTATTCAAAAAGATAACTTTTTTATCATAACGTTTTtgtatttgttaaaattaaattaacgAGTTGTAATTCTAATTTctgtaaaatttattttaaaaaagttgatGTCCAGATTGAGAAAAGCGAATTGACcatgattgaaaaaaaatagtttGATCATAGTATTCCCATACATTTAATTCTTTTATGAAATAGAAAGGATGACAGATAAATGTCAGTACTAATAATTTGTCTAAAAATGAACGCCAGAGTAAGCAAAACGAGTTTTGAATAATGTTTAcgtatttaaattaaataaaaaaacattataaacacaacacaactagtatgataattaaaatatttaaaaaatcaaaggaaaaaaaagttaaaaacagcacttttcctttaatttattATCAGATGAGACCCATCAATAAATCGTGACTTTACTTTTGTGTGCTTTTTTTTCATCTACATAATATGTGCTCAAAATTAGTATAAAAAGCACAAAAGGAAACAAAGTTGAAAGAGAGAAAATTTGGGCCTGCATTTAGACGCtgaatttttcaaaacaagtgTCGGTGAGAGAAGAAtttgccaaagaaaaaaaaaaaaacgtgagtGCCACTCTGTCCCTATCCCATTTGGCCCTAATTAGTCCAACTAGTAAATAACACTACAGCCTTCAGTTAGTGCTAATTCTACTTTATTACCAAAAAAGTAGTGACTTGTCCCGCCGGGTTTTTAGTTTATTGCTTGTAAATCATTCGTTTATATATAAATCCACATTACTGTTAAGTTGCTGCTCCAAGTTCCTCTTGAGCACAGTGTACTTTGAACTTCTACCATATTTAATTCCTTGTGCACAGTGTGTGAGATAAAACTTGAAATTTGCAAGGAAGAGGAACAGAGTTTTTGTGGATCGGTGAGAAATGGGGGTGGATCCGAGACAAATAGTGGCTGCTATTCTTACTGTTACTATGTTCGTAATGCTTGGCAATATGATCACCAGGGACCACTTTGCTTCACTTCCTGTAATTTCCTCCTTCTCTATACTCTTACTActgctaattttgattttatttctatttgCTGTTATGCCTCCTGTTAGCTACTTCACTCCAACTGTATTATCACACTTGATGTTTGCTCTTTATATTTGCCGATTGATATTTCCTTTTCTGGCTTTGTTGAGACTCATTCttctgctgctgctgctgctttAAATTTTTACGTCTTGGagtattttcattctatagttttGAAATGAATCTAATTACGCAGGATTTAACTTGTTTTGAAAAGCTCACCAGATATGTGATATTAAAATACTTTCGTAGTATTTTCTATATGCAGTTGTAGCAAACTTTCACAGCCATTACTAAGAAGCTTCACATTTTTTCTGAAGGATCCCATGTTTTCTGGCTTAGCCTTAGCTAAAAAGATTTATCAAGTTAACTTTCTGCATTTGgagattaagaaaaaaaaaaaaaaagggcagtcCGGTGCAGAGCATCCGCGTTAGCAGGGTCTGGGGAAGGGCCACACCCCAAATGGTGTGATGTATATAGCCTACCCTAATGCGATCATTAGTGGCTGCTTCTATATGCCAAAAGAAATTTGCAGGGTCTAATGTCAACATTTGGTTATGTGATGATCTTTGTgtaattgtttgattttattattcagACATCTGATCTTATTATTCAGACATCTCTGATTTTCTTCGACTTTTCTTCTCGACAAAGGTGGATTCTGATATATCTATCCATAGTACCAGTAAGCAGAGCCTGGAAAATGGCCCTTGGATACGGGATGGTGCATCCCTAAAGCCTTGTTGGACTAAACCAGTTCCCCGTGAGTGATTTAATACCCTTGGATTTTTAAGGTTATCTTTTACTAAGTACTACCTTAATTTCTTTCAAGCGTTTTGTACATCTCttattctatgattttcccTACAGAAGAAGCTGACCAATCACAAGGATTTGTTACCTTCTCTCTCACTAATGGCCCTGAATATCATGTCTCTCAGGTATCTTACTAGTggttcctttttctttcatatttttttaggTATCTTACTGGTGGTGGATCCCGAGTTTATCAAATAGCAGTGTGTAGGTGGATAACTATCTGAAAATTACttaacaaactaattgaaaaATCTAGGTTCTTTCTTATAGTTAAGCATTTGTTTGCTGCAAATGGTCTCTACAAGCTTGCTTTTTATGTTATTGGCTGTACAGAATTTACTTAATGTTTAGGATGATCCATTGAGATGTTCAACAGCAGGACTTAGTCTAACCACCATTCTATCTCCTACTCTAATTAAGTGTTGCAAATTGTAAGAAGAACACAACATGTAGCATTTCATGTTTTTGCAAAAACCTTATAAAGCTCTAGTATACAAGGCATAGCTAACTATagtgaacaaatcacattgaacACCCATTTTCTTGCTTTTTTGTATACTTTTACACTTGAGACTTTATTCCTTTTTGCTCTATGGGTGTTGATAATCGTCTGAGATTAGTTGTCCAACTTACATTTCTAGTTAGTCTGTTTGCTTCTGAAATGATCGTATGCATAAGGTGCTCTAGCTTCCAAGGCATACAAATATTTCAACTGGGACGTGTGAATTGCATTTATTTCTTCTGTTTTAGGGGTGCTCTAAGCCACTACTTGATATTGCTGTATTGTTTATGTCATGGTTATTTCTCTGTTGACTTCCTTGTATGTGGAGGAATCAAACATTAATATCATTCATTCGGAGGAATCAAACATTAATATGTCGCACTTCCTTGCTTTACATCATTATTTTGCCTTTCTGTTTATGCTGTCAGCATAGTGCAGATTCATGTAACGTTTACAGGATGAGTTAAGACGTTAACTGAGTTCTGCCTGTTTTCTTCTTGTCTATTGTCATATTCTGTGTGGCAACTGGCTTGTTAGATTGCTGATGCCGTGATAGTAGCGAGGTATCTGCGTGCAACTCTTGTAATCCCAGACATCAGGGGAAGCAAACCTGGGGATAAGAGGTCAGTGTTCTCTATGCTGTTTTCCCTATCTTGTCATTCTTGCAGAGTTCTAGTGTTGTTTCAAATGAGAATTATTTAAGGAATTTAGTGTGTATTTCTTTTGACATTGATAGAGGTTACTTGAATTATTCTCTCTGTTGAAACCCTTGTAACATCATATTTCTTGTGCCTGATTTGCCCAGATGGAAACTAGACTCTCACTCATGCGCCAAGATACTGCACGCATTTCTATGGGCAGAATCtccattatttattttcttatatcttcctctatttttcttttttcactccAGTCCCAGTTTGGAAGAGCTTGTCAATGATCACTAAAAAGATGATCATGCACATGGCACAAAGCTCTACCAAGTTTTTCCCTCGTCTTCTACTTTGCCTTTTCTCTTTTGTGCATTTGAAGCAGTATTGTTTAAGGACCCATTCCAGGCATGCTTAATCACTAAGCTCAAGTAGCATAGAGTAGGCGCTTCGCCTTACTTTAATAGGCAGTTTACTGCAGGCAACAAGGACACCTCAGTGGCCACAAACTGTCTTTCAATTAATTGCAAATTTTCAGGTCTTTGGTCCATTTGATTAACTTATCATTATACTTTTCTTATTTCATATATAATGTGTATGTGTCCGTTGCCTTTTCTTTAGAAAAGCTCGTCCTCTAATTGCACTTAAAGCTCTAGGCAGACACCTGACACTTTTCTATGCTTTCTGTCACCTATACTGTAATTTGGAGATTGATTTTGAGGCTAATGACTTCATGAGCCATTTTCCTTGTTGAAGTTTCTTTCTGCAGAATTATACcctttggaagatggaaattaTAGGTAGTAAAACTGGAATTATATTTAGtttgctaaatatttgaagaGCTCTTTCAAAAAACCCAGGGCTTTTCAGTACTGCTATCATCATTCATCTGTGAATTTTATCCTTTTCTAGTACATATATCATCCACGTCCACACTTCGTGGTCACCCAGAGTTAGAAGAATCATGAAGGCTTTTTGTGACTTTCAGGAACTTTGAAGACATCTATGATGTAGAACACTTTGTGAGAAGCCTAGATGGGGTGGTCAAAGTAGCAAAAACTCAGCCTACTGAAGTCTCAGCAAGAAATCTTGCTGTCGTGAAGGTTCCAAATAGGGTTTCTGAAGATTATATTGCTGAAAACATTGAGCCAGTTTTCACATCTAAGGGGAACATAAGGCTGGCAACATACTTTCCTTCAGTgaacatgaaaaaaatgaaagagaagagcAATATCGACTCAATTGCTTGTATGGCGATGTTTGGAACTCTAGAGCTTCAACCCGAAGTTAATGAAGTAGTTGAATCCATGGTGGAGCGGTTAAGAACTTTGAGCGCAAAGTCAAAAGGACAGTTCATTGCAGTGGATCTGAGGGCTGATATATTGGAGAGAAAGAGTTGCCAAGGAGACAGTGCTCTTAAATCAAAGAGCTGCTATGGTCCAGAGGAGATAGGTATGTTCTTGAGAAAAGTTGGTTTCAACAAGGATACAACTCTATATCTGACTCAATCAAGGTGGGATAGCAGCCTTGATGCATTGAAGGATCTCTTTCCtaaaacatatacaaaggtctGGTTTCTTCCCTATTGTATTTAGTATTTACTGTTTCTTGTTTCACTTCTATATATTTGTTTCTGTCACGGATTTTAGATTGATAAGTGTTTTTGTTCTATTGTTGGATCTTACATTTACGAAGTAAAAGAATCTATATGCCTCCCGCGTTTAATATTTGTTTTGCTTACTCCTCTGAAAACGCAACTGCAGGAAAGCATAATGCCCATTGACAAAAAGGCAAAATTTCTCGTCTCAGAGTCTTCTGAACTGGAGAAAGTAATCAACTTCTACATGTGTTCTGAGAGTGATATTTTCGTACCAGCCATCTCAGGCCTCTTTTATGCCAATGTGGCTGGTAAGAGAATCGCTTCTGGGAAGACACAGATACTTGTTCCGGCTGATATTCCTGGTTCTTCTGCTGCTTTAACAGATCACATATCCCATTATGTTTCAAAAAAGAACCACTTCGCCTATTCATGTTTCTGCTAGCTCGCTGTGGAGAAAGGCTGATAATGCAGATtgttgagatgggttttctacTACATATTCCTTGCGCTTTTATTTGTAAGCCACGCAGGTTTGGTTCATAGAATTAGGCCAACTATTTATAGAGGTCTTGGTGGAAAAGATTAGGCCCCAAACAGTcgaatgttgttgaatttagTATTCGTAGAACAGATCCTTTACATGCCAGTATATATACTTGTTTTAGACGAGAACTCTTGGCTCTTCAaattttgttatgattgttgtcaATTCTATTCCAATCAATGGGGTATTTGCTTCTAAAATAGTGCAGTTATATAGGCTATGCATAACCTTCAATCGCTTAGCCATCATGTATTGCAGTTTCCAGTTATTATAAAA
This window harbors:
- the LOC132052156 gene encoding uncharacterized protein LOC132052156, giving the protein MQYPQAAAAPERACARNFPVGFPKIIISQNRQPAFHFRPTKFGSAISSNSLRSLSISHLANYSTAVRASSSSFSSSSSPWDDKPYEVLPNGKIVYLDEQDVVTFLDPPMELIPLDPSSYNPAFYLWKKIEDIPEERRHRLLSLLSPRLISQAWEIAGTRYDNPKLVEKSGSSLLATGNSDVVAEYWKCRTSGGPLQIAWLNFFKKVVFRTGDRKAYGRLISESVFSGLSNSFYPLYFTVSELKEVMSTEEPCDLAYEFKDGILDLPDFPRGFPKPAEHPWPFNDEIVMYIRHAGPGVMIGQAWQEGKALQQVPKKLCGEILMVKEYLSSQPQSG
- the LOC132052157 gene encoding protein MANNAN SYNTHESIS-RELATED 1-like isoform X2, whose product is MGVDPRQIVAAILTVTMFVMLGNMITRDHFASLPVDSDISIHSTSKQSLENGPWIRDGASLKPCWTKPVPQADQSQGFVTFSLTNGPEYHVSQIADAVIVARYLRATLVIPDIRGSKPGDKRNFEDIYDVEHFVRSLDGVVKVAKTQPTEVSARNLAVVKVPNRVSEDYIAENIEPVFTSKGNIRLATYFPSVNMKKMKEKSNIDSIACMAMFGTLELQPEVNEVVESMVERLRTLSAKSKGQFIAVDLRADILERKSCQGDSALKSKSCYGPEEIGMFLRKVGFNKDTTLYLTQSRWDSSLDALKDLFPKTYTKESIMPIDKKAKFLVSESSELEKVINFYMCSESDIFVPAISGLFYANVAGKRIASGKTQILVPADIPGSSAALTDHISHYVSKKNHFAYSCFC
- the LOC132052157 gene encoding protein MANNAN SYNTHESIS-RELATED 1-like isoform X1, translated to MGVDPRQIVAAILTVTMFVMLGNMITRDHFASLPVDSDISIHSTSKQSLENGPWIRDGASLKPCWTKPVPQEADQSQGFVTFSLTNGPEYHVSQIADAVIVARYLRATLVIPDIRGSKPGDKRNFEDIYDVEHFVRSLDGVVKVAKTQPTEVSARNLAVVKVPNRVSEDYIAENIEPVFTSKGNIRLATYFPSVNMKKMKEKSNIDSIACMAMFGTLELQPEVNEVVESMVERLRTLSAKSKGQFIAVDLRADILERKSCQGDSALKSKSCYGPEEIGMFLRKVGFNKDTTLYLTQSRWDSSLDALKDLFPKTYTKESIMPIDKKAKFLVSESSELEKVINFYMCSESDIFVPAISGLFYANVAGKRIASGKTQILVPADIPGSSAALTDHISHYVSKKNHFAYSCFC